The Gammaproteobacteria bacterium genome has a segment encoding these proteins:
- the can gene encoding carbonate dehydratase, translating to MPHLKNLLDNNRAWSQRLRAQEPDFFLKLSRQQSPQYLWIGCSDSRVPANQIVGLLPGEIFVHRNVANVVVHTDLNCLSVLQYAVEVLRVRHVIVCGHYGCGGVRSALRDEQLGLIDNWLRHVQDVRQKHAAMLRDIAGEPGQTDRLCELNVIEQAVNVCQTTVMQGAWARGQQVAIHGWIYSLADGLLRDLGVCVSGQQEIAPVYDEALVRLG from the coding sequence ATGCCGCACCTGAAGAATCTGCTCGACAACAACCGCGCCTGGTCGCAGCGCCTGCGTGCGCAGGAGCCCGATTTCTTCCTGAAGCTGTCGCGCCAGCAATCGCCGCAGTATCTGTGGATCGGCTGTTCCGACAGCCGCGTGCCCGCCAACCAGATCGTGGGTCTTCTGCCCGGCGAGATCTTCGTCCACCGCAATGTGGCGAACGTCGTCGTGCATACGGACCTCAATTGCCTGTCGGTGTTGCAGTACGCGGTCGAAGTGCTGCGTGTCCGGCATGTGATCGTCTGTGGCCACTATGGCTGCGGCGGCGTGCGCTCGGCCCTGCGCGACGAGCAGCTCGGATTGATCGACAACTGGCTGCGCCACGTTCAGGACGTGCGCCAGAAGCACGCTGCGATGCTGCGCGACATCGCGGGCGAACCGGGGCAGACCGACCGGCTCTGCGAGCTCAACGTCATCGAGCAGGCAGTCAATGTCTGCCAGACCACCGTCATGCAGGGCGCGTGGGCCCGTGGCCAGCAAGTCGCGATCCACGGCTGGATCTACAGCCTCGCCGACGGGCTGCTGCGCGACCTGGGCGTGTGCGTATCCGGCCAGCAGGAGATCGCGCCGGTGTACGACGAGGCGCTCGTGCGGCTGGGATGA
- a CDS encoding SGNH/GDSL hydrolase family protein has product MRRALLVIASLVLGSVIAVIAMEGISRVLFPSWAPRTGRLAEFWHHDPVYGWAHEPGSVGRFAAHGFDTTVHINSHGFRGPERSYDKPPGTTRVVVLGDSFVWGFGVEQEELFTTLVEKQLGPGAEVVNLAVSGYSTDQELLVYRNAGHRYAPDVVVLVVASNDVADNARSVAYVVYGKPLFELEGDRLTLTNEPVPLAPLWERAVFSLARQSYVLNQLNRLRETWSLDNALETPAGQAQPVASRPFPATHAEKLTVRLIAEIRHEVEQSGAAFLVVMVDDIYAGRRFPDYLAGLGMDVLSLDDYIRPDDPAAHLPEDFHWSATGHAAVAAALTPRIEQLLAARSAAPAGQAGQTTTQAGRQQQPVTAP; this is encoded by the coding sequence GTGAGACGCGCTTTACTCGTCATTGCATCGCTGGTACTCGGCAGCGTGATCGCCGTGATCGCGATGGAAGGTATCTCGCGGGTGCTCTTCCCGTCCTGGGCACCACGCACCGGGCGCCTCGCCGAGTTCTGGCACCACGATCCGGTCTACGGCTGGGCGCATGAGCCGGGTAGCGTCGGGCGATTTGCGGCGCACGGCTTCGACACCACCGTGCACATCAACAGCCACGGCTTCCGTGGCCCGGAACGCAGCTACGACAAGCCACCGGGCACGACACGGGTCGTCGTGCTCGGCGATTCCTTCGTCTGGGGCTTCGGCGTGGAACAGGAGGAACTGTTCACCACGCTCGTCGAGAAGCAGCTCGGACCGGGGGCCGAGGTGGTCAATCTGGCGGTGAGCGGCTACAGCACCGACCAGGAGCTGCTGGTGTATCGAAACGCCGGCCACCGCTATGCGCCGGACGTCGTGGTGCTGGTCGTGGCGAGCAACGACGTCGCCGACAACGCCCGATCAGTCGCCTACGTGGTCTACGGCAAACCGCTGTTCGAGCTGGAGGGCGACCGCCTGACGCTCACCAACGAACCGGTGCCGCTCGCGCCGCTGTGGGAACGCGCAGTGTTTTCTCTCGCGCGCCAATCATATGTCCTGAACCAGCTCAACCGGCTGCGCGAGACCTGGAGCCTGGACAATGCGCTCGAGACACCGGCCGGCCAGGCCCAGCCCGTCGCGAGCCGTCCGTTCCCGGCCACACACGCCGAGAAACTCACCGTGCGGCTGATCGCCGAGATTCGCCATGAGGTCGAGCAGAGCGGCGCGGCGTTCCTCGTCGTGATGGTGGACGACATCTATGCCGGGCGCCGCTTCCCCGACTATCTCGCCGGTCTCGGCATGGACGTGCTGAGCCTGGACGATTACATCCGGCCGGACGATCCCGCCGCCCACCTGCCCGAGGATTTCCACTGGAGCGCCACCGGTCATGCCGCGGTTGCAGCTGCGCTCACGCCGCGCATCGAGCAACTGCTGGCGGCCCGCTCCGCTGCGCCCGCCGGCCAGGCCGGGCAGACCACCACGCAGGCTGGTCGCCAGCAGCAACCCGTCACCGCGCCGTAG
- a CDS encoding O-antigen ligase family protein, with the protein MLTAAAFLLLFLALAVLALARHPAYGLYLYLAVFYIHPPSRWWSANLPDLRWSLFAAAVALLAFIIHRKKLPVPETRWYATTPGTMLLAFVGWLWIQNLWALDGPTHLNASIQYTKYIVVFYLVYRLASNAAESVDILLAHVAGCFYLGLLAFSQGRGYGGRLDGVGGPGIDDANTLGMFLATGVIIGAMLFLAVRGWRRVAIVLMMPIILNGLILTGSRGAFLGLLTGGAIVFYLCPPERRWVFWGAAMLGVVLAVRLVDQTFIDRMLTIREAVREDGQIDSSAEGRLVLIEAQFRMAARYPYGAGHRGTAVLSPQYLDRQWLTLDDHAPEAPPARSSHNTFMSLLVEQGIPGVVIYAWLGLWGVRTVRRLRSMQRAGTPVELTGPAIAACGGMAVVWVAGQFADYLLAEVQIWLFAVLAISLAQLSQLRDEAATDASSPAPTDDVLGGSSPGQFNYFAGGSRVRSSTD; encoded by the coding sequence ATGTTGACCGCCGCCGCCTTCCTGCTCCTGTTCCTCGCGCTTGCCGTGCTGGCGCTCGCGCGACATCCGGCCTATGGGCTGTACCTCTATCTCGCGGTCTTCTACATCCACCCGCCATCGCGCTGGTGGAGCGCCAACCTGCCGGACCTGCGCTGGTCGCTGTTTGCCGCCGCAGTGGCCCTGTTGGCGTTCATCATCCACCGCAAGAAGCTGCCGGTGCCCGAGACGCGCTGGTATGCAACCACCCCGGGCACCATGTTGCTCGCCTTCGTTGGCTGGCTTTGGATCCAGAACCTGTGGGCGCTCGACGGCCCGACCCACCTCAACGCCTCCATCCAGTACACGAAGTACATCGTCGTGTTCTATCTCGTGTACCGGCTGGCCAGCAACGCGGCCGAGTCGGTGGATATCCTGCTCGCCCACGTCGCAGGGTGTTTCTACCTCGGCCTGCTCGCCTTTTCGCAGGGCCGCGGTTACGGCGGCCGTCTCGATGGCGTTGGCGGTCCCGGCATCGACGACGCCAACACGCTCGGGATGTTCCTCGCCACGGGGGTGATCATCGGCGCGATGCTGTTCCTCGCAGTGCGTGGCTGGCGCCGGGTTGCCATCGTGCTGATGATGCCCATCATCCTCAATGGCCTGATCCTGACCGGCAGTCGCGGCGCCTTCCTCGGTCTGCTGACCGGTGGCGCCATCGTCTTCTACCTCTGCCCGCCGGAACGCCGCTGGGTGTTCTGGGGTGCCGCGATGCTCGGCGTCGTGCTGGCCGTACGCCTGGTCGACCAGACGTTCATCGACCGCATGCTGACCATCCGTGAGGCCGTGCGCGAGGACGGGCAGATCGACAGCAGCGCGGAAGGCCGTCTCGTGCTGATCGAGGCACAGTTCCGCATGGCTGCGCGGTACCCGTACGGCGCCGGGCATCGTGGCACCGCCGTGCTGAGCCCGCAGTACCTCGACCGACAATGGCTCACCCTGGACGACCACGCCCCGGAGGCTCCGCCCGCGCGTTCATCCCACAACACCTTCATGTCGCTGCTGGTGGAGCAGGGCATCCCCGGCGTGGTCATCTATGCGTGGCTTGGCTTGTGGGGCGTGAGGACCGTGCGGCGCCTGCGATCGATGCAGCGCGCCGGCACACCGGTCGAACTCACCGGCCCGGCCATCGCCGCCTGCGGCGGCATGGCCGTCGTCTGGGTCGCCGGCCAGTTTGCCGACTACCTGCTGGCCGAGGTGCAGATCTGGCTCTTCGCCGTGCTGGCGATCAGTCTCGCGCAGTTGTCGCAGCTGCGCGACGAGGCGGCGACCGACGCGTCCAGCCCGGCACCGACGGACGACGTGCTCGGCGGCAGCAGCCCCGGACAGTTCAACTATTTCGCAGGCGGCTCCCGCGTCCGGTCCTCGACGGACTGA
- a CDS encoding isoprenylcysteine carboxylmethyltransferase family protein — MKTLRLVPPVYFVLALGLSLALHRWLPVAQLVVPPWRWAGLLLFAPVLALGVSAARAFSRRGTTLHPFGQPSALVVEGAYRYSRNPLYLGLALLLLATAIFLGSLTPFLVVPAFMGAVSSAFIRREERALEAAFGAQYRDYCQRVRRWL, encoded by the coding sequence ATGAAGACGCTCCGGCTCGTCCCGCCCGTCTATTTCGTCCTGGCGCTGGGCCTGTCGCTTGCACTGCATCGCTGGCTGCCCGTGGCGCAGCTCGTGGTGCCGCCGTGGCGCTGGGCGGGCCTGCTCCTGTTCGCTCCGGTGCTGGCGCTGGGTGTTTCGGCGGCGCGAGCGTTCAGTCGCCGCGGCACCACGCTGCATCCCTTCGGCCAGCCGAGCGCACTGGTCGTGGAGGGGGCGTACCGCTACAGCCGCAATCCGCTGTATCTCGGCCTCGCCCTGCTGCTGCTCGCCACGGCGATCTTTCTCGGCAGCCTGACGCCGTTTCTGGTGGTGCCCGCATTCATGGGCGCGGTCAGCAGCGCCTTCATCCGCCGCGAGGAGCGCGCGCTCGAGGCGGCCTTCGGCGCCCAGTACCGTGACTACTGTCAGCGGGTACGGCGCTGGTTGTAG